The genomic window GGGAAGGTGCCGGAGTACGAGGACATCGACGAGGGCGGCGCGGCCGCCATCGTCGGGCGGGTGCTGGAAGGCGTTCCGGCGGAGCGGGGCGTCACGCTCCACCAGGACGACGCGCGCGAGCTGCTCGGGCGGTACGGGATCCACGTGCGGCCCACCCTCCCCGCGCCCACCCCCGACGCCGCCGCCCGCGCCGCCGCGCGCCTCGGCTACCCCGTCGCCCTCAAGACCACCGCCCCGCACCTGCGCCACCGCCCGGACCTCGGCGGCGTACGCCTCGACCTCGCCGACGAGCAGCAAGTGCGCCAGGCGTACGCCGAGTTGACGGAGTTGCTCGGAAAACCGGAGGAGCTCCAGCCGGTCGTGCAGGCCATGGTCCCCCGCGGCGTGGACACCGTCGTACGCGCCGCCATCGACCCCGCCGTCGGCGCCGTGCTGTCCTTCGGGCTCGCCGGGCCCGCCACGGAGCTGCTCGGCGACACGGCCCACCGCCTCGTCCCGGCGACCGACCGCGACGCCGCCGCGATCGTCCGGTCCATCCGGACCGCCCCGCTCCTCTTCGGCTGGCGCGGCTCCGCGCCCGTCGACACCCGCGCCCTCGAAGAACTGCTCCTGCGCGTCTCCCGGCTGGTCGACGACCACCCCGAGGTGGTGGCGATCAGCCTCGAACCGGTCGTCGTCGCCCAGCACGGCCTCTCCGTGCTCGGCGCGTCCGTACGCCTGGCCCCGCCCCCGCCCCGTACCGACCTGGGACCGCGCACGCTTCCCAGCTACTAGGGTGTGTCCGACGCACAGCGCCGCCCGCCACGTCCCGGTCATGGGCGCGCCGCGAGCGGACTCCCAGGGTCCCGCGGGCCCGTAGGATGGAGCCCATGGCGAAGACCGGTACGACGACCCAGGGGCTGCGCACGGCGATCGAGCGCAGCGGCTACTACCCGGCTCTCGTGGCCGAGGCGGTGGAGGCCGCCGTCGGCGGCGAGCAGATCGCGTCGTACCTGGTGCACCAGGAGACCACGTTCGACGCGAACGAGGTCCGCCGCCATGTCACGGTCCTCGTCCTGACCGGCACCCGGTTCATCGTCAGCCACACCGACGAGCAGGCCGCCGACAACAGCTCCCCGACGCCGTACGCCACGACCTCCACCGAGTCGGTCAAGCTCGGCCGGATCTCCTCCGTCGTCGTCAGCCGCGTCGTCGCCAACCCCGAGTCGTACACACCGGGCACGCTGCCCCGCGAGGTCGTCCTCACCATCGGCTGGGGCGCCGTCTCCCGCATCGACCTGGAGCCCGCCGCCTGCGGCGACCCCAACTGCGACGCGGACCACGGCTACACCGGCAACTCCACCGCCGACGACCTCAGCCTGCGCGTCAGCGAGGCCGGCGACGGCCCCGACGCCGTCCGGCAGACGCTCGCCTTCGCACAGTCGCTCTCCGAGGCCACGGTCGCGACCGCCGCCCCGGCGGCCGGCCACTGATGACCCGGCCCGACTGGCCCGAGGACCTCGTCCCGCTCGCCCTCGACACCGCCCCCGCACCGGCGTACGGCTCCGCATCGCTCTGCGACCTGCTGCCGACGATCGCCGCCGGACAGGGCGTGCCCGGACTGCACGCAGCCCTCACCGGGCTCGTCCCGGCCGATCGGAACTGCGTCTTCCTCGTCGACGGCCTCGGCTGGGAGCAGCTCAGGGCCCACCCGGAGGACGCGCCGTACCTCACGTCGCTGCTCGCCACCTCCCACGGCGGCACGGGCACACCGATCACCGTCGGCTTCCCCGCCACCACCGCGACCTCGCTCGCCTCCTTCGGCACCGGGCTGCCACCCGGCGCGCACGGCCTGCCCGGCTATACGGCCCGCAACCCGGAGACCGGCGAGCTGATGAACCAGCTGCGCTGGAAGCCGTGGACCTCGCCGCGCGTCTGGCAGCCGTACCCGACGGTCTTCCAGCTCGCCGATGAGGCCGGGGTGCACACCGCGCAGGTCTCCTCCCCGGCCTTCGCCGACACCCCGCTCACCAAGATCGCGCTGAGCGGCGGAACATTTCACGGCCGGCTCACCGGCGAGGAGCGGATGGACTTCGCCGCGGAGCAGCTCGCCGCCGCCGACCGCTCGCTCGTCTACACGTACTACAGCGAGCTCGACGGCAAGGGCCACCGCTTCGGCGTCGACTCCGACGCCTGGCGCGGCCAGCTGATGTACGTCGACCGCCTCGTCCAGCGCCTCGCCGAGCAGCTACCGCCCCGCACCGCGCTCTACGTCACCGCCGACCACGGCATGATCGACATCCCCTTCGACGAGGAGTCGCGGATCGACTTCGACGAGGACTGGGAGCTGCGTGCCGGCGTCGCCCTGCTGGGCGGCGAGGGCCGGGCCCGCCATGTGTACGCCGTGCCGGGCGCCGAGGCCGATGTGCTCGCCGTCTGGCGCGAGGTCCTCGGTGACCGCTTCTGGGTGGCGAGCCGGGACGAGGCGATGGCGGCGGGCTGGTTCGGCCCGCGGGTCGACGAGCGAGTCCACCGCCGTATCGGCGACGTCGTCGCCGCGGCCCACGCCGACGTCGTGATCACCGCCTCCGTCAACGAGCCGCACGAGTCCGCCATGGTCGGCATGCACGGTTCCATGACGCCCGTCGAGCAGCTCGTCCCGCTCATCGAAGTCCGCTCGTAAACACCTCCCACAACAACTGAAAGGCCGTCACATCCCCATGTCCGAGCTGGTGTTCTTCTCCGGAACGATGGACTGCGGAAAGAGCACCCTGGCGCTGCAGATCGAGCACAACCGTGCGGCGCGCGGCCTGCAAGGTGTGATCTTCACCCGCGACGACCGGGCGGGCGAGGGCAAGCTCTCGTCCCGGCTGGGGCTGGTCAGGGCGGCGGTCGAGCTCGTCGAGGGCATGGACGTCTACACGTATCTGGTCGACCACATGACCAGGGGCGGCCGGGCGGACTACGTCATCGTCGACGAGGCCCAGTTCCTCGCGCCCGAGCAGATCGACCAGCTCGCCCGGATCGTCGACGACCTGGAGCTGGACGTCTTCGCCTTCGGGATCACCACGGACTTCCGGACCAAACTCTTCCCCGGCTCGCAGCGGCTCATCGAACTGGCGGACCGCATAGAGGCGCTCCAGGTCGAGGCCATGTGCTGGTGCGGCGCCCGTGCCACCCACAACGCGCGCACGGTCGGCGGCGAGATGGTCGTCGAGGGCGCCCAGGTCGTGGTCGGCGACGTCAACCGGCCCGCGGAGGAGATCGGTTACGAGGTGCTGTGCCGGCGCCACCACCGCCGCCGGATGACGAGCGCGACCGCCCGCGCAGGGGTGCTGTCCCCCGATGTGCTGCCGATGACGTCCGGCTGAGCCACGGGCTGGGCCAGCCGGTCCGGGCTACAGGTCGGCCGGGCCTACGGGTCGGCGTGGGCTCACGGGTCGGCGTGGGCTTACGGGCGGGGTGGGCTACAGGTCGGTCGTCGTCCGTACGATCGTGAAGACGGCGCCCTCCGGGTCCGACACCGTCGCGAGCCGGCCGCTCGAACCCTCCCTTGGTGCCTGGAGCACATGCCCGCCGAGGTCCACCAGCCGGGCCGCGGTCTCGTCCGGGTCCTCCACCTCGAAGTACGTCATCCAGTGCGAACCGCGGTCACGGGGCAGGGCATGGCCCACCCCGTGCAGGGACGCCACCGGGCGCCCGTCCAGGTGCAGGGTCAGATAGTCGAAGTCGGCGGAGACGACCGGCTCGACCTCGTACCCGAAGACGGACTGGTAGAACTTGCTGACCGACGAGGTCTCCCGCGTCACCAGCTCGTTCCAGACCGGGGTGCCGTGCGTGCCGAGCAGGGCGGTGCCATGGTGGGCCGCGGCCTGCCAGACGCCGAAGACGGCGCCCTCCGGGTCCGCGGCGATCGCCAGCCGGCCCGCGTCCGCCGCGTCGAGCGGTCCGACGCCGACGGTGCCGCCGCACATCCTGATCTGCTCGGCGGTCTCGTCGGCGTCGTCGGTGGCCAGATAAGTGGTCCAGGCGATCGGCAGACGACGTTCGGGAGGCAGCTGGCCGATCCCCGCGACCTCCTTGCCGTCGATCAGCGCGCGGACGTACGGACCGAGCTGCTGGGGGCCCGGGACGAAGTCCCAGCCGAACAGCGCCTTGTAGAAGTCCTGCGTCGCGGCGAGTCCGTGCACCATCAGGCTCACCCAGCAGGGTGTGCCGGGCTTGCGGCGCGTCGCCTCGGTCATCGTGGCACTCTCCTCGGACCATCGTCGTGGCCGTGCGGCGGGGGACCGGATCCGGACCGTTGTGCGGCAGCTGCCCGGTGCCCCGTGCAGATGCTTGCACCACCCGGCGTGCGGCGTGGCCCGCCCGCGCCGCGTGTCCGGGGATCCCACAGGAGGATGCCCGTTCTGGCGATGTCCATCCGCTCCTCCCCAGGACTCGGTCCTGGGGGACCCCCAGCCGTTACGGGCCCGCCGCGAGCTGCCCTTGCGCGAGGATGGCTGCTATGACCCCCATCATCACCGCAAGAGAACTCGCGAGCGAGTCGGCCGGTCCGCGGCCTCCGGTCCTTCTCGACGTCCGCTGGCAGCTCAGCCTGGCCACCGCGGCCGGCGCCGCACCCTTCGACGGGCGGGCAGCGTACGAGGCCGGGCACATCCCCGGTGCCGTCTACGTCGACCTCGACACGGAGCTGGCGGGACCACCCGGGCAGGGCGGCCGGCATCCGCTCCCGGACGTGGCGGCCTTCGGCGCGGCGATGCGCCGCGCCGGCGTCTCGGGCTCCGTACCGGTCGTCGTCCACGACGGCGGCCAGGGCTGGGCCGCGGCACGGGCGTGGTGGCTGCTGCGGTGGGCGGGCCACCCGGACGTCCGGGTCCTGGACGGAGGTCTCGCCGCCTGGGACGGCCCGCTGACGACCGAGACCGCCGCGCCCGAACCGGGCGACTTCACCCCGGAGCCGGGCGGACTGCCGCTGCTCGACGCCGACGGCGCCGCGGCCCTGGCCCGCTCCGGACTGCTGCTCGACGCCCGCGCCGCCGAGCGCTACCGGGGTGACGTCGAGCCCATCGACCGGGTCGGCGGGCACATCCCCGGCGCGGTCTCGGCGCCGACGACGGAGAACGTCGCGCCGGGAAGCACGGCCTTCCTCCCCGCGGAGGAACTGGCCGCGCGCTTCAAGCGCCTCGGCGCCGTGGACGCCCCCGAGGTCGGCGTCTACTGCGGCTCCGGCGTCTCCGGCGCCCACGAAGTCCTCGCCCTCGCGATCGCGGGTGTTCCCGCGGCCCTGTACGCCGGCTCCTGGTCGGAGTGGTCCTCCGACCCGGCCCGCCCGGTGGCGACGGGACCGGATCCCAGCTGACCGGCCCGGGGGCCGAGTCCCGCACGACGGGGCTCGCACAGCACGACGGGCTCGTACGGGAGTCCCGTACGAGCCCGTCACACTGTGCGAGCAGAGCGCGTCAGTCCTGCTTCTTGCGGCGCGTCCCGAACACGATCTCGTCCCAGCTCGGCACCGCCGCCCGCCGCCCGGGCCGCACCCCGTCCGCCTCGGCCTGGCGGTCCGTCGTGCCGACGAGCCGGTCGCGGTGGCCGCTGACCGAGCGCGGCATGAGGACGTCGGCGTAAGCGGATCCGGCGCCCGCCGACGCCGCAGGGGCCGGGGGCTCCTCGGCGCCGGGCTCCTGCACCGGCTCCGTGGTGGCAGGCTGGTCCACCGCAGCCGACCGCTCCGGGACGACCATGTCGCCGCGGAAGCTCGGTACCGCCTCCAGCAGGCTGGTCAGCGAATCCCGCTCGCCCTCGTCTGTCTCCGCCGCCGGAGGCGGGGCAGGCGCGGGCAGGGCGGCCCGGTCGAGCGGGCGGTCACGCGGCAGCCGGGCGATCCTCGGCACGAACGGGAAGCTGGGCTCCTGCGCGACGGCGATGGCGTCGTCGGTCTCACCGATCAGCGCGCGCGCCTCGTCGTCGACGGCCTGGACGAGCCGCCGCGGCGGGTCGTACGTCCAGCTCGCCGAGTGCGGCTCGCCCGCCACCCGGTAGACCAGCAGCACCTCCCACGTGCCGTCGTCGCGGCGCCAGGAGTCCCACTGGACGGTGTCCTTCTCGGCGCCGCGCAGCAGCAGCCGCTCCTGCACCGCCTCGCCGAGCTGCGGGCCCGCGTTCTCGCCGGGGCGCCGTACGGGAGTCTTGCGCGCACGCTCGGCCATGAACGCCCGCTCCGCGAGCACCGGGCCCTCGAATCGCCGCACCCGGTCGACGGGGATCCCGGCGAGCTGCGCGACCTCCTCGGCGGAGGCGCCTGCCCGTATGCGTGCCTGGATGTCGCGGGGGCGGAGGTGGCTCTCCACCTCGATCTCGATCTGGCCGAGGCGGGCGCGGTCATTGCGCACGGCAGCGCGCAGCCGCTCGTCAATCGGAAGCGTGTACTCCGTGCTGTCCGCAGCCTTCAGCACCAGTCGTGTGCCGTCGTTGGAGACGGCCACGACACGCAGTTCGGGCATGGGGACCTCCCGGGTGGTGCCTGCCGACGTCACGTGCGTCGCTGCTTCCGCTAGTCGAGTGTGGCCTGCCCGGGTGCAGCCTGCCACAACCTTGCCGAGTTGCCCGGCGTGTCGGGCATGGGCCCTGGATCGCCGTTATGGCACGGTTACCTGTTTGCAACGCAGCGTGACGAGCTTCGTCACGCTGTGCAGCAGGCGCCCGTGCGGTGCCGCGGCGCCGCCGGTTCGAGTGCCGCTTTCGGCCCCCTCCCGTAGTCCGGACACCCGTGAGGGAGACCGGTCCCAGGGCTCGCCACAGTACTCCATTCGGGCCACGGGGGTGGACCGGCGCGCCGCCGAACTTGTCGTGGAGGGTGGGAGTTGGGTCCCTGTACCCACGATCGGGGAGTGTCAAGCTTCACAGAATCCCCTGAAACGGAACTATTCGCTTTGCCCATAGGTCCCTTACTGGTGCATGGCGGGACAAGTAGGCAAGCAGGGGCAGGAGATGCAACAAAAGGAGCAGCGGCTCGATCTGAGCGTCACCCAGGTCGCGGGCAGCGCGCTCGCGGCCGTCGCGGCGGCGGTGCTCGCCTCGCAGCTCGGCGTCTACGGAACCATCATCGGCGCGGGCGTGGTCAGCATCGTCGCGACCTGCGGCGGCCCGGTTCTCCAGCAGTTGTTCCGGCGCACGGGCCAACAGCTCCGCGACGCCACGAAGTCGAGCGGACCGGCGGCACGCGCACCGCAGGAGGCGTCCACCGAAGGGGAGTTCGGCGAGGCCACGACGTACGGCACCCGTATCCGCGGGCGGAAGCGGTCCGTTATCGCGGCCGCCGTCGTCTTCGCCGTGGCGATGGCCGGCATCACGGCGTACGAGCTCGCTTCCGGCAGGGACTTGAGCGGTGGCACGGGGACGACGGTCGGCTCGGTCGTACGCGGCGGCGGGGGCGGCGGCGACTCCTCGCCGTCCGGGACGAGCCCTCAGCAGAACCAGGACGACGAGCCGACCCGCACACCCGGCAGCGGCTCCGGTGACGCGCAGAGCCCCGACGGTGAAGAGAACGGTCAAGGCGCCGCCGGCACGGACGCGGGCACGGATGCCGGAGCGGGCAGGGGCACGGGCGACGGCCAGGGCGACGGCGACAGCGGTGCCACCGAACCGACCCCCGGGGCGACGCCGTCCCCCGACGGCGAAGCCGCGACGCCCACGCCCACACCGACACCGACACCGACGTCGACTCCGCCCACACCCACTCCGCCCGCCCTCGAAGAGAACGGCGCGGACACTCCCTAGGCCCCCAGTACTCGCCGCAGGTAGTCGTTCCCGAACATCCGGTCGGGATCCAGCCGGTCGCGCAGCGCCGTGAACTCGCCGAAGCGCGGATACACCCGATCGAAGTACTCCGCGTCGCGTGTGTGGACCTTTCCCCAGTGCGGACGCCCCTCGTACGCGGTCATGATCCGCTCGACCGCCGTGAAGTACGAGCGGTACGGCGTCCCCTTGTACATGTGCACCGCGATGTACGCGCTCTCGCGGCCCGAGGCCGTCGAGAGCGTGATGTCGTCCGCCGGGGCCGTCCGCACCTCGACCGGGAAACTGATCCGCAGCGGCGAGCGCTCGATCATCGCCTTCAGCTCGCGCAGCGCCTCGACCGCGGCCTCCCTCGGAAGCGCGTATTCCATCTCGACGAAGCGCACCCGGCGGGGACTTGTGAAGACCTTGTAGGGAATGTCCGTGTACGTGCGGGCGGAGAGCGCGCGGCTGGAGAGCCTCGCGATCGCCGGGATCGTCGCGGGCACCGCCCGGCCGACCGAATTGACCACCTGGAAGAGCCCGTTGGAGAGCAGCTCGTCCTCGATCCAGCCGCTGACCGACCCGGGCGGGGCGGGCGGACCGGCGCTGCGGTTGTTGCGCTTGGTGTTGCAGTTGCCCGTGTGGGGGAACCAGTAGAACTCGAAGTGCTCGTTCTCCGCGTGCAGCTGGTCGAACTCGGCCGTGACCCGGTCGAACGGCATCGGCTCCTCACGGGCCGCCAGCAGGAACAGCGGCTCCACGGCGAAAGTGATCGCGCTGATGACACCCAGCGCGCCCAGGCCGATCCGGGCGGCCGCGAAGACCGCGCGTTCCTCGTCGGTGCCCTTCTCGGAGCAGCGCAGCAGCGAGCCGTCCGCCGTGATCAGCTCAAGGCCTCTGATCTGCGCGGCGATCGAGCCCGAGTCGCGTCCGGTGCCGTGCGTCCCGGTGCTGGTCGCGCCCGCGACGGTCTGCTCCATGATGTCGCCCATGTTCGTGAGCGACAGGTCCTCACGGGCGAGCGCGGCGTTGAGCCGCTTCAGGGGCGTGCCCGCCTCGACGGTCACCGTCATCGCCGTACGGTCGATCTCGCGTATTCCGGTGAGCAGGTCCGGGCGGATCAGCACGCCGTCGGTCGCGGCGATCGACGTGAACGAGTGGCCCGTGCCGACCGTCTTCACCCGCAGGCCGTCCTCGGCGGCGCGGCGTACGGCCTCGGCCAGTTCACCCGCGTCGGCGGGGGACACCTCCCGCACCGGGCGGGCGGACACCGTACCCGCCCAGTTACGCCACGCGTTCCCCGTCCTGGTGCTGGTCCTGGATGTGCCCGTCATCCTGCCCCTCCCGCGTCGGCACCGGCCTGCGCAGCCGGCGGTACCCCAGGAACGCCACGACCGCCGCGAGCGCTCCCGCCACCGCGGGCACCGCGTACGCCGCACCGGCGCCGTGCGCGTCCACCACCCAGCCGGCGGCCGACGAGCCGAGCGCCACGCCGACCGCGAGCCCGGTACCCGTCCAGGTCATGCCCTCGGTCAGCTTGGTGCGCGGTACGTGCGCTTCGACAAGGGCCATTGTGGTCACCATCGTCGGTGCGATGGCCAGGCCGGCGACGAAGAGCGCCACGGCCAGGATCGGCAGGTTCCCGGCCAGTTGGAGGGGGATCATACTCACGGCCATCGCACAGACACCCAGGACCCACCTGCGCGACGGCTCGCCCTTGAGGTGGAGCAGCCCGAAGACCGCTCCGGCGAGGCAGGAGCCCAGCGCGTACACCGCGAGGACCAGGCTCGCGGCCGCCTTGTGGCCCTGCTCCTCGGCGAACGCGACCGTCACCACGTCCACCGCACCGAAGATCGCTCCCGTCGCCGTGAACGTCGCCACCAGGACCTGCAGACCGGGGGAGCGGAGCGCGGAGCCACTGGTGTGCTGCTCGCGCGGGTGCGGCACCGGCTCGGTGGCGCGCTGCGCCGTCAGCCAGACCACGCCGACGAGGAGGAACGCCGTGGCGATCAGCGGCCCCGCCTCCGGGAACCAGATCGTCGACAGCCCGATCGAGATGATCGGGCCCACGATGAAGCACACCTCGTCGGCGATCGACTCGAATGCGTACGCGGTGTGCAGCTCGCGCGGCGAGCCCCGGTAGATCTCCGCCCAGCGCGCCCTGGTCATCGCACCGACGGCCGGGATGCAGCCCGCACAGGCGGTGAACGCGAACAGCGTCCAGTCCGGTGCGCCCTGCTGTGCGCAGACGAGCAGACCCGAGACCGCCGCCACCGACACCAGCAGCGCCGGGCGCATCACCCGGCGCTGACCGTGCCGGTCGACCAGCCGGGAGACCTGGGGGCCGAGCACCGCCGCCGAGAGCGCGAGCGTCGCGGAGAGCGCGCCCGCCAGGCCGTAGCGGCCCGTCAGCTGGGAAATCATGGTCACGATGCCGATGCCCATCATGGACAGCGGCATCCGGCCGAAGAAGCCCGCTGCGGTGAACGCGAGGGTGCCGGGCGCGGCGAATATCGCGCGGTAGGGACTGGCCAAGGGGCGCTCCGTAGATCCATGTGGCGCGGGCGCGGAAGAGCGCTCCGTAAGGCGTGTGACGTGCTCGTACAGCTTACGGGTTAGGTAAGCCTTACTCCAGTGCGGTTTCCCGGCTGTCAGAGGGGGGTGGGAGGATCGCACCATGGCCGAACAGCTCGATTCCGCTCCGTGCGACCCAGCCCCCTATGACGCCCTGTTGCTGCTTTCCTTCGGCGGACCCGAAGGCCCGGACGACGTCGTTCCGTTCCTGGAGAACGTGACGCGGGGCAGGGGTATCCCCAAGGAGCGGCTGAAAGAGGTCGGCCGGCACTACTTCCTCTTCGGCGGGGTCAGCCCGATCAACGACCAGAACCGGGCTCTGCTCGAAGCCCTCCGAAAGGACTTCGCGGGCGCCGGTCTCGAGCTGCCGGTCTACTGGGGCAACCGGAACTGGGCGCCGTATGTCACCGACACCCTCCGGGAGATGGTGCTCGACGGGCGCCGCCGTGTCGCGGTCCTCGCGACCAGTGCGTACGCCTCGTACTCGGGCTGCCGGCAGTACCGGGAGAACCTGGCCGACGCGCTCTCCGCCCTGGAGGCCGAAGGGCTGCCGCTGCCGCGCATCGACAAGCTGCGGCACTACTTCAACCACCCCGGGTTCATCGGTCCCATGGTCGAGGGCGTGCTGAAGTCCCTCGCGGACCTGCCCGAAGAGGTGCGG from Streptomyces formicae includes these protein-coding regions:
- a CDS encoding DUF5998 family protein; its protein translation is MAKTGTTTQGLRTAIERSGYYPALVAEAVEAAVGGEQIASYLVHQETTFDANEVRRHVTVLVLTGTRFIVSHTDEQAADNSSPTPYATTSTESVKLGRISSVVVSRVVANPESYTPGTLPREVVLTIGWGAVSRIDLEPAACGDPNCDADHGYTGNSTADDLSLRVSEAGDGPDAVRQTLAFAQSLSEATVATAAPAAGH
- a CDS encoding alkaline phosphatase family protein, giving the protein MTRPDWPEDLVPLALDTAPAPAYGSASLCDLLPTIAAGQGVPGLHAALTGLVPADRNCVFLVDGLGWEQLRAHPEDAPYLTSLLATSHGGTGTPITVGFPATTATSLASFGTGLPPGAHGLPGYTARNPETGELMNQLRWKPWTSPRVWQPYPTVFQLADEAGVHTAQVSSPAFADTPLTKIALSGGTFHGRLTGEERMDFAAEQLAAADRSLVYTYYSELDGKGHRFGVDSDAWRGQLMYVDRLVQRLAEQLPPRTALYVTADHGMIDIPFDEESRIDFDEDWELRAGVALLGGEGRARHVYAVPGAEADVLAVWREVLGDRFWVASRDEAMAAGWFGPRVDERVHRRIGDVVAAAHADVVITASVNEPHESAMVGMHGSMTPVEQLVPLIEVRS
- a CDS encoding thymidine kinase; its protein translation is MSELVFFSGTMDCGKSTLALQIEHNRAARGLQGVIFTRDDRAGEGKLSSRLGLVRAAVELVEGMDVYTYLVDHMTRGGRADYVIVDEAQFLAPEQIDQLARIVDDLELDVFAFGITTDFRTKLFPGSQRLIELADRIEALQVEAMCWCGARATHNARTVGGEMVVEGAQVVVGDVNRPAEEIGYEVLCRRHHRRRMTSATARAGVLSPDVLPMTSG
- a CDS encoding VOC family protein, whose translation is MTEATRRKPGTPCWVSLMVHGLAATQDFYKALFGWDFVPGPQQLGPYVRALIDGKEVAGIGQLPPERRLPIAWTTYLATDDADETAEQIRMCGGTVGVGPLDAADAGRLAIAADPEGAVFGVWQAAAHHGTALLGTHGTPVWNELVTRETSSVSKFYQSVFGYEVEPVVSADFDYLTLHLDGRPVASLHGVGHALPRDRGSHWMTYFEVEDPDETAARLVDLGGHVLQAPREGSSGRLATVSDPEGAVFTIVRTTTDL
- a CDS encoding sulfurtransferase; amino-acid sequence: MTPIITARELASESAGPRPPVLLDVRWQLSLATAAGAAPFDGRAAYEAGHIPGAVYVDLDTELAGPPGQGGRHPLPDVAAFGAAMRRAGVSGSVPVVVHDGGQGWAAARAWWLLRWAGHPDVRVLDGGLAAWDGPLTTETAAPEPGDFTPEPGGLPLLDADGAAALARSGLLLDARAAERYRGDVEPIDRVGGHIPGAVSAPTTENVAPGSTAFLPAEELAARFKRLGAVDAPEVGVYCGSGVSGAHEVLALAIAGVPAALYAGSWSEWSSDPARPVATGPDPS
- the sepH gene encoding septation protein SepH, which translates into the protein MTSAGTTREVPMPELRVVAVSNDGTRLVLKAADSTEYTLPIDERLRAAVRNDRARLGQIEIEVESHLRPRDIQARIRAGASAEEVAQLAGIPVDRVRRFEGPVLAERAFMAERARKTPVRRPGENAGPQLGEAVQERLLLRGAEKDTVQWDSWRRDDGTWEVLLVYRVAGEPHSASWTYDPPRRLVQAVDDEARALIGETDDAIAVAQEPSFPFVPRIARLPRDRPLDRAALPAPAPPPAAETDEGERDSLTSLLEAVPSFRGDMVVPERSAAVDQPATTEPVQEPGAEEPPAPAASAGAGSAYADVLMPRSVSGHRDRLVGTTDRQAEADGVRPGRRAAVPSWDEIVFGTRRKKQD
- a CDS encoding D-arabinono-1,4-lactone oxidase, which gives rise to MTGTSRTSTRTGNAWRNWAGTVSARPVREVSPADAGELAEAVRRAAEDGLRVKTVGTGHSFTSIAATDGVLIRPDLLTGIREIDRTAMTVTVEAGTPLKRLNAALAREDLSLTNMGDIMEQTVAGATSTGTHGTGRDSGSIAAQIRGLELITADGSLLRCSEKGTDEERAVFAAARIGLGALGVISAITFAVEPLFLLAAREEPMPFDRVTAEFDQLHAENEHFEFYWFPHTGNCNTKRNNRSAGPPAPPGSVSGWIEDELLSNGLFQVVNSVGRAVPATIPAIARLSSRALSARTYTDIPYKVFTSPRRVRFVEMEYALPREAAVEALRELKAMIERSPLRISFPVEVRTAPADDITLSTASGRESAYIAVHMYKGTPYRSYFTAVERIMTAYEGRPHWGKVHTRDAEYFDRVYPRFGEFTALRDRLDPDRMFGNDYLRRVLGA
- a CDS encoding MFS transporter, with amino-acid sequence MASPYRAIFAAPGTLAFTAAGFFGRMPLSMMGIGIVTMISQLTGRYGLAGALSATLALSAAVLGPQVSRLVDRHGQRRVMRPALLVSVAAVSGLLVCAQQGAPDWTLFAFTACAGCIPAVGAMTRARWAEIYRGSPRELHTAYAFESIADEVCFIVGPIISIGLSTIWFPEAGPLIATAFLLVGVVWLTAQRATEPVPHPREQHTSGSALRSPGLQVLVATFTATGAIFGAVDVVTVAFAEEQGHKAAASLVLAVYALGSCLAGAVFGLLHLKGEPSRRWVLGVCAMAVSMIPLQLAGNLPILAVALFVAGLAIAPTMVTTMALVEAHVPRTKLTEGMTWTGTGLAVGVALGSSAAGWVVDAHGAGAAYAVPAVAGALAAVVAFLGYRRLRRPVPTREGQDDGHIQDQHQDGERVA